A single Oryctolagus cuniculus chromosome 16, mOryCun1.1, whole genome shotgun sequence DNA region contains:
- the ARHGAP45 gene encoding rho GTPase-activating protein 45 isoform X2, translating to MLGRRGAHASYSPRRAALQGPRQRDPDLGVRLRELPRKEGADASGPGPIQEPPAAAASAKATGTLKRPTSLSRHASAAGFPLPGATSWTLGRSHRSPLGAASPGEPPPEGPGPEASEDISLLLAEVARFAEGLEQLKDCVLRDDLLEARRPLAHECLGEALRVMRQVISKYPLLNTVETLTAAGTLIARVKAFHYESTHESDKQEFEKALETLAVAFSSTVSEFLMGEVDSSTLLAVPPGDPSQSMENLYGQGGEGAQAGSEDCEAGGLAPEEVDLLLQRFEGGVDAALQYAKHMAKYMKDLVGYLERRTTLEMEFGKGLQKMAQSCKQTVVQPHMPLLSIYSLALEQDLEFGHGLVQAAGTLQAQTFMQPLSLRRLEHEKRRKEIKESWHRAQRKLQEAESNLRKAKQSYVQRCEDHDKARLLVAKAEEDQAGAAAGVGGTASKALDKRRRLEEEAKNKAEEAMATYRTCVADAKTQKQELEDTKVTALRQLQELIRQSDQTIKSATISFYQTMHMQTAPLPVHFQMLCESSKLYDPGQQYASHVRGLQRGEEPEVRYDFEPHVPAHAWSPVTPAGKGSLGTGDAAGAEAAGSSPEEAGPSEGSRAKEHRGVRGHQVHKSWPTSVAESILECGPGAGDPELTRTSSSGTMSSSEELVDQEAAFEQADLNGVAPELPVAVPSGPFRNVGLSKAARTHRLRKLRSPAKCRECNSYVYFQGAECEECCLACHKKCLETLAIQCGHKKLQGRLQLFGQDFGPAARGAPDGVPFVLTKCICEIERRALHTKGIYRVNGVKTRVEKLCQAFENGKELVELSQASPHDISNVLKLYLRQLPEPLISFRLYHELVGLAKESAKADAEAKAAARGRQDGAEGQAAAVAMAGRLRELLRDLPPENRASLQYLLRHLRRVVMVEQDNKMTPGNLAIVFGPTLLRPRPTAATVSLSSLVDYPHQARVVETLIVHYGLVFEEEPEGAPGAQDVAPSQPAPYPEAEAAEDGDAESRPASNDSDSELEEASDPLSSSDASALHGLGLPDGQDGAPLSGSEEQLGAGEDAGGGPAGRLPARNSNQSNNAPWGRRLESV from the exons ATGCTGGGCCGGCGGGGGGCCCACGCCAGCTACAGCCCTCGCAGGGCTGCATTGCAGGGGCCTCGGCAGAGGGACCCGGACCTTGGCGTCAGGCTCAGG gagcTGCCCCGGAAGGAGGGGGCCGATGCCTCGGGCCCCGGACCCATCCAGGAGCCGCCGGCCGCAGCCGCCAGCGCCAAGGCCACGGGCACGCTGAAGCGGCCCACCAGCCTGAGCCGCCATGCCAGCGCGGCCGGCTTCCCGCTGCCCGGGGCCACCTCCTGGACACTGGGCCGCAGCCACCGCAGCCCCCTGGGTGCCGCCAGCCCCGGGGAGCCGCCCCCGGAGGGGCCCGGCCCCGAGGCCAGCGAGGAcatctccctgctgctggccgaGGTGGCCCGCTTCGCCGAGGGCCTGGAGCAGCTCAAGGACTGTGTCCTGCGTGACG ACCTGCTGGAGGCCCGGCGGCCGCTGGCCCACGAGTGCCTGGGCGAGGCCCTGCGAGTGATGCGCCAGGTCATCTCCAAGTACCCCCTGCTGAACACGGTGGAGACGCTCACAGCCGCCGGCACCCTCATCGCCAGGGTCAAAG ccttccACTACGAGAGCACCCATGAATCGGACAAGCAGGAGTTCGAGAAGGCGCTGGAGACCCTGGCCGTGGCTTTCAGCAGCAC TGTGTCCGAGTTCCTCATGGGCGAAGTGGACAGCAGCACCCTCCTGGCAGTGCCCCCCGGGGACCCCAGCCAG TCCATGGAGAACCTCTACGGCCAGGGGGGCGAGGGGGCCCAGGCCGGCTCCGAGGACTGCGAGGCGG GCGGCCTGGCCCCCGAGGAGGTGGACCTGCTGCTGCAGCGCTTCGAGGGCGGCGTGGACGCGGCCCTGCAGTACGCCAAGCACATGGCCAAGTACATGAAGGACCTGGTCGGCTACCTGGAGAGGCGCACCACGCTGG agATGGAGTTCGGCAAAGGCCTGCAGAAGATGGCGCAGAGCTGCAAGCAGACGGTGGTGCAG CCCCACATGCCCCTCCTGTCCATCTACTCGCTGGCGCTGGAGCAGGACCTGGAGTTCGGCCACGGCCTGGTGCAGGCGGCGGGCACGCTGCAGGCACAGACGTTCATGCAG CCCCTGAGCCTGCGGCGGCTGGAACACGAGAAACGCAGGAAGGAGATCAAGGAGAGCTGGCACCGCGCGCAGAGGAAGCTG CAAGAGGCGGAGTCCAACCTGCGCAAGGCCAAGCAGAGCTACGTCCAGCGCTGCGAGGACCACGACAAGGCCCGCCTCCTGGTGGCCAAGGCCGAGGAGGACCAGGCGGGCGCCGCGGCCGGGGTGGGCGGCACGGCCTCCAAGGCCCTGGACAAGCGGCGGCGGCTGGAGGAGGAGGCCAAGAACAAG GCGGAGGAAGCCATGGCCACGTACCGCACGTGCGTGGCGGACGCGAAGACGCAGAAGCAGGAGTTGGAGGACACGAAGGTGACGGCCCTGCGCCAGCTGCAGGAACTCATCCGGCAGAGCGACCAGACCATCAAGTCG GCCACCATCTCCTTCTACCAGACCATGCACATGCAGACGGCACCGCTGCCCGTGCACTTCCAAATGCTGTGTGAGAGCAGCAAGCTATACGACCCCGGTCAGCAGTACGCCTCGCACGTGCGCGGGCTGCAGCGCGGCGAGGAGCCCGAGGTGCGCTACGACTTCGAGCCGCACGTCCCGGCCCACGCCTG GTCTCCGGTCACACCCGCCGGGAAGGGCAGCCTCGGCACGGGGGATGCGGCGGGGGCCGAGGCCGCGGGCAGCTCCCCGGAGGAAGCTGGGCCCAGCGAGGGGTCACGTGCCAAGGAGCACAGAG GTGTGCGGGGCCACCAGGTGCACAAGTCCTGGCCCACCTCGGTCGCCGAGAGCATTTTGGAGTGCGGCCCTGGCGCAG GGGACCCGGAGCTGACGCGGACGTCGTCCTCGGGGACCATGTCCTCCAGCGAGGAGCTGGTGGACCAGGAGGCGGCCTTCGAGCAGG CTGACCTCAACGGCGTGGCCCCCGAGCTGCCGGTGGCCGTGCCCAGCGGGCCCTTCCGCAACGTGGGGCTGTCCAAGGCGGCCCGCACGCACCGGCTGCGCAAGCTCCGCTCGCCCGCCAAGTGTCGGGAGTGCAACAGCTACGTGTACTTCCAGGGCGCCGAGTGCGAGGAG TGCTGCCTGGCCTGCCACAAGAAGTGCCTGGAGACCCTGGCCATCCAGTGCGGCCACAAGAAGCTCCAGGGCCGCCTGCAGCTCTTCGGCCAGGACTTCGGGCCGGCGGCGCGCGGCGCCCCCGACGGCGTGCCCTTCGTCCTCACCAAGTGCATCTGCGAGATCGAGCGGCGTGCGCTGCACACCAAG GGCATCTACCGCGTCAACGGGGTGAAGACGCGCGTGGAGAAGCTGTGCCAGGCCTTCGAGAACGGCAAGGAGCTGGTGGAGCTGTCGCAGGCTTCGCCTCACGACATCAGCAACGTCCTCAAACTCTACCTGCGCCAG CTGCCCGAGCCCCTCATCTCCTTCCGCCTCTACCACGAGCTCGTGGGGCTGGCCAAAGAGAGCGCCAAGGCAGACGCGGAGGCCAAGGCGGCCGCCCGAGGCCGGCAGGACGGGGCCGAGGGCCAGGCGGCGGCCGTGGCCATGGCAGGCCGGCTGCGGGAGCTCCTGCGGGACCTGCCGCCCGAGAACCGGGCCTCGCTGCAGTACCTGCTGCGGCACCTGCGGAG ggtggtgatggtggagcAGGACAACAAGATGACGCCAGGGAACCTGGCCATCGTGTTCGGGCCGACGCTGCTTCGGCCGAGGCCCACGGCGGCCACCGTGTCGCTCTCCTCCCTGGTGGACTACCCCCACCAGGCCCGCGTGGTCGAGACCCTCATCGTCCACTACGGCCTGGTCTTCGAGGAGGAGCCCGAGGGGGCGCCAGGGGCTCAG GACGTCGCGCCCAGCCAGCCGGCCCCGTACCCGGAGGCAGAAGCGGCCGAGGACGGGGACGCGG AATCCCGGCCTGCGTCCAACGACTCCGACTCGGAGCTGGAGGAGGCCTCCGACCCCCTGTCCTCGTCGGACGCCAGCGCCCTGCATGGCCTCGGCCTCCCCGACGGGCAGGACGGGGCCCCCCTCAGCGGcagtgaggagcagctgggggccggGGAGGACGCGGGCGGCGGCCCGGCGGGGCGGCTCCCGGCGCGCAACAGCAACCAGTCCAACAACGCCCCCTGGGGGAGGCGGCTGGAGTCAGTCTGA